One part of the Tolypothrix sp. NIES-4075 genome encodes these proteins:
- a CDS encoding PhzF family phenazine biosynthesis protein: MKQTIIQVDAFTAKPFAGNPAAVCVLSAPQDDIWMQNVALEMNLSETAFLLPQADGFNLRWFTPSVEVDLCGHATLASAHVLWSEGHLSPEKTAQFYTRSGLLTAQLQGEWIELNFPSKLTETATAPEELTKALGVKFKYVGKNNFAYLVEVESEAIARNLKPDFTLLETLSTKGVIVTSRADTGEYDFVSRFFAPKVGINEDPVTGSAHCCLAPYWSDRLGKNEFIAYQASARGGVVRVRHAGERVYLSGQAVTVLRGELC, from the coding sequence ATGAAACAAACCATCATCCAAGTAGACGCCTTTACCGCCAAACCTTTTGCCGGCAATCCTGCCGCAGTCTGTGTATTATCAGCACCACAAGATGACATCTGGATGCAAAATGTTGCCCTAGAGATGAATCTTTCCGAAACGGCTTTTTTGCTACCACAAGCCGACGGATTCAATTTACGCTGGTTTACGCCATCTGTAGAAGTTGATTTGTGCGGTCATGCAACCTTAGCCAGCGCTCATGTATTATGGTCAGAAGGACATTTATCGCCGGAAAAAACAGCGCAATTTTATACTCGCAGCGGATTGTTAACAGCGCAACTACAAGGTGAATGGATTGAATTAAATTTTCCTAGCAAGCTGACAGAAACAGCAACCGCACCTGAAGAATTAACTAAAGCTTTGGGAGTTAAATTTAAATATGTAGGAAAAAATAACTTTGCCTATTTAGTGGAAGTGGAATCTGAGGCGATCGCCCGCAACCTCAAACCAGATTTTACTCTATTAGAAACATTGTCTACCAAAGGTGTAATTGTCACCAGTCGCGCCGATACCGGAGAATATGATTTTGTCTCGCGCTTTTTTGCTCCGAAAGTTGGTATCAATGAAGACCCGGTTACAGGTTCTGCTCATTGTTGTCTCGCACCATATTGGAGCGATCGCCTCGGTAAAAATGAATTCATCGCTTATCAAGCTTCAGCGCGAGGTGGAGTGGTGCGAGTTCGTCACGCCGGGGAACGAGTGTATCTAAGCGGACAAGCAGTCACCGTTTTACGCGGTGAACTTTGCTAG
- a CDS encoding GNAT family N-acetyltransferase, whose protein sequence is MTNLLETERLIVRNWIPEQDAEQAFEIYGDPEVTYFLGSVSRQTSIESQRQRLNNIIERYSQFNNGTGHWAVVEKETATVVGAIILAQLPDSDRQPTKDYEIGWHLRRISWGKGYATEAGRSMLSYGFDVLQLPVIYAVIKPENHASIRVTQRLGMKPIGRTNKYYGIELLLFQLNALEGRLDKADKADKADNQPLTTNN, encoded by the coding sequence ATGACAAATCTTCTTGAAACCGAACGTTTAATTGTTCGCAATTGGATACCCGAACAAGATGCAGAACAAGCCTTTGAGATTTACGGCGATCCGGAAGTAACGTACTTTCTGGGTAGCGTGTCTCGTCAAACGAGCATTGAGTCACAACGTCAAAGGCTCAATAATATAATCGAGCGATACAGTCAATTTAACAATGGAACTGGTCATTGGGCTGTTGTGGAAAAAGAAACTGCAACAGTTGTAGGAGCTATAATTCTTGCACAGCTACCCGATAGCGATCGCCAACCCACTAAAGATTATGAAATAGGTTGGCATCTTCGGCGGATTTCTTGGGGTAAAGGGTATGCAACAGAAGCAGGACGAAGTATGCTTTCCTATGGATTTGATGTTTTGCAATTGCCAGTAATTTATGCTGTCATCAAGCCAGAAAATCATGCTTCAATCCGGGTAACACAGCGATTGGGGATGAAACCAATAGGGCGAACAAACAAATATTACGGTATTGAACTCCTCTTGTTTCAACTAAATGCACTAGAAGGACGCTTGGACAAGGCAGACAAGGCAGACAAGGCAGACAACCAACCACTAACAACTAACAACTAA
- a CDS encoding dolichyl-phosphate-mannose--protein mannosyltransferase gives MTKKWFSIGMVGVFFLSLALRFWGLGRFNTLVFDEVYFATFGNNYLIHKPFFNAHPPLSQYIIGIGIWIGSHIPFWQEQVNGLAGSLLTPWSYRWINALTGSFIPLVVAAIAYQISHRRSFAFLAGLFTACDGIFLVESRYALNNIYIVIFGLLGQWLLLLALEKESKKRTFWLVCSGIGFGASAATKWNGLWFLLGAYFIWITAWLIRLVQAFYLAKNKQVLDEFNVSDSYRDGNSKLNAVQTPLQKLTQLNVFQMLFFLGIIPAFIYSVIWIPHLQLDKRFDFIKVHQEILKFHLQLGGNTPDVHPYCAAWYKWPLMTRPMAYYYQTALSLNEPLPVMGPPLPPGTAKVIYDVHAMGNPFLWWFGLASLLFLVGIIVWQFVKFLVKPKRFSAAPICVDTWIALFLVLNYLANLLPWVEVTRCAFIYHYMPAVVFTFLAIAWFVDQCIRSYHLYLRAVGVTITFIILVAFVFWMPIYLGLPLSPDAYKLRMWFNSWI, from the coding sequence ATGACTAAAAAATGGTTTTCGATAGGAATGGTAGGTGTATTTTTCCTATCACTTGCTTTGCGGTTTTGGGGACTAGGACGATTTAATACTCTCGTATTTGATGAAGTTTACTTCGCTACATTTGGTAATAATTATCTCATTCACAAGCCATTTTTTAATGCTCACCCGCCGCTGAGTCAATATATCATTGGCATTGGCATTTGGATTGGCAGTCACATTCCCTTTTGGCAAGAACAGGTAAATGGACTTGCAGGTTCGCTGCTAACACCTTGGAGTTATCGTTGGATAAATGCCCTTACTGGCTCATTTATTCCCTTAGTTGTTGCTGCAATTGCCTATCAGATAAGTCATCGTCGCAGCTTTGCTTTTTTGGCAGGTTTATTTACAGCTTGTGATGGCATATTTCTGGTTGAGTCTCGCTATGCACTCAACAATATCTATATTGTTATTTTTGGTTTACTAGGGCAGTGGCTTTTATTATTGGCATTAGAAAAAGAAAGTAAAAAACGCACTTTTTGGTTAGTTTGTTCGGGTATTGGTTTTGGTGCATCAGCCGCTACTAAATGGAATGGTTTATGGTTTTTATTGGGCGCTTATTTCATTTGGATAACAGCTTGGTTAATTCGTTTGGTGCAGGCATTTTATTTGGCGAAAAATAAGCAGGTATTAGATGAATTTAACGTATCAGATAGTTATCGTGACGGCAATTCCAAATTAAATGCAGTTCAGACACCGCTGCAAAAATTAACGCAGCTAAATGTTTTTCAGATGCTGTTTTTTTTAGGAATTATCCCCGCTTTTATTTACAGCGTCATCTGGATTCCCCACCTTCAACTAGATAAAAGGTTCGACTTTATCAAAGTACATCAGGAAATTTTGAAGTTTCACTTGCAATTAGGTGGCAATACTCCTGATGTGCATCCTTACTGTGCTGCGTGGTACAAATGGCCCTTGATGACTCGACCAATGGCGTATTATTATCAAACGGCTTTAAGTTTAAATGAACCGCTACCTGTAATGGGACCACCTTTACCCCCCGGAACAGCGAAAGTTATTTATGATGTTCATGCGATGGGTAATCCTTTTTTGTGGTGGTTTGGTCTGGCTAGTTTGTTATTTTTAGTCGGGATAATAGTCTGGCAATTTGTCAAGTTTTTGGTGAAGCCAAAGCGTTTTTCTGCTGCACCTATTTGTGTTGATACTTGGATTGCTTTATTTTTAGTTTTAAATTATCTGGCAAATTTATTACCTTGGGTAGAAGTGACGCGGTGCGCTTTTATCTATCATTATATGCCTGCTGTGGTGTTTACATTTTTAGCGATCGCCTGGTTTGTAGACCAGTGTATCCGCAGTTATCACTTATATCTTCGCGCTGTCGGTGTCACCATCACCTTCATCATTCTAGTTGCCTTTGTTTTCTGGATGCCGATTTATTTGGGTTTACCCCTTTCTCCTGACGCTTATAAATTGCGAATGTGGTTTAACTCGTGGATTTAA
- a CDS encoding sensor histidine kinase, with protein MTIELPEISINVTSLKEAPIHISSQIQPHGVLLVLTDDLKILQTSSNTSKIFGISPERMLEKQLEDLLDSFQVERIKAGLAEENLDLINPTKIWVRKKGDEYVAFDAIFHRNKEGFLILELEPTTSQENIPFLSFYHLARASINKLEATSNLRDFSQIIVQEVRKVTGFDRVMLYKFDDDGHGSVIAEEKIESMESYLGLHYPESDIPKPARKLFVSNSIRLIPDANSQPTQIFPVNNPVNQRPLDLTNSILRSASPCHIEYLHNMGVGASLTISLIKEGKLWGLIACHHQSPKYVSFELRKACEFLGRLIFSEISVKEETEDYDYRMKLTYIQSALIDYMSQEENFIDGLVKHEPNILELTSAQGAAVCFGEKCTLIGETPSEEDLNFLVQWLKNNVDEEVFYTDSLPHIYPDAERYKNVASGLLAIPISKRNYVLWFRPEVIQTVNWGGDPNNAFEVNQSQGNVRLCPRKSFELWKETVRLTSLPWKYVEIKAALELRKAIVNIVLRQADELAQLAHDLERSNAELKKFAYVASHDLQEPLNQVANYVQLLEMRYHEELDEDAKEFINFTVEGVSLMQTLIDDVLAYSKVDMQAIDFELTEVNTALVRALGSLRGRIGETKAVITHEEMPSIMADSTQLMQLFQNLIGNAIKFRSDKLPEIHIAASRLEDDWLFSVRDNGIGIDPQFSDRIFVIFQRLHTRDEYPGTGMGLAICKKIVECHRGRIWVESQPGEGATFYFTIPVRGRDRERRNGRKAQNHLFGRGQ; from the coding sequence ATGACAATAGAATTACCAGAAATAAGTATTAATGTAACTAGCTTGAAAGAAGCACCGATTCATATATCTAGCCAAATTCAACCTCACGGAGTCCTTTTAGTTTTAACAGATGACTTAAAAATATTACAAACTAGCAGTAATACATCAAAGATTTTCGGAATTTCCCCCGAAAGGATGTTGGAGAAACAATTAGAAGACTTACTTGATTCATTTCAAGTAGAGAGAATTAAAGCCGGACTCGCAGAAGAAAATCTTGATTTAATCAATCCCACAAAAATTTGGGTGAGAAAAAAAGGTGATGAATACGTAGCATTTGATGCAATTTTTCACCGCAATAAAGAGGGATTTTTAATTCTCGAATTAGAACCTACTACTTCTCAGGAAAATATTCCATTTTTAAGCTTTTATCATTTAGCTAGAGCATCTATCAACAAACTGGAAGCAACATCAAATTTGCGTGACTTCTCTCAAATAATTGTCCAGGAAGTCAGAAAAGTCACTGGATTTGACAGAGTGATGCTATATAAATTTGATGACGATGGTCATGGTTCCGTCATCGCTGAAGAAAAAATAGAAAGTATGGAATCATACTTAGGTTTGCACTATCCAGAGTCAGATATTCCTAAACCAGCGAGAAAATTATTCGTTTCAAATTCAATTAGATTAATACCGGATGCAAACTCTCAACCTACACAAATTTTCCCTGTTAATAATCCGGTTAACCAACGTCCGCTTGATTTAACTAACTCGATTCTCAGAAGCGCTTCTCCTTGTCATATAGAGTATTTGCACAATATGGGAGTGGGTGCTTCTTTGACGATTTCTTTGATTAAAGAAGGAAAGCTTTGGGGACTAATTGCTTGTCACCATCAGTCACCTAAATACGTTTCTTTCGAGTTACGAAAAGCTTGCGAATTTTTGGGACGATTAATCTTTTCAGAAATTTCTGTAAAAGAAGAAACTGAAGATTACGACTATCGCATGAAGTTGACATATATTCAATCAGCTTTGATTGATTACATGTCCCAAGAAGAAAACTTTATTGATGGTTTAGTTAAGCACGAGCCAAATATTCTCGAATTGACGAGCGCTCAAGGTGCAGCCGTTTGTTTTGGAGAAAAATGCACGTTAATAGGTGAAACTCCCAGCGAAGAAGATTTGAATTTTTTAGTCCAATGGCTAAAGAATAACGTTGATGAAGAAGTTTTCTATACAGATTCTTTGCCACACATTTATCCAGATGCGGAAAGATATAAGAACGTCGCCAGTGGTTTGTTAGCGATTCCTATTTCTAAGCGAAATTATGTTTTGTGGTTTCGTCCAGAAGTAATTCAAACTGTTAATTGGGGTGGCGATCCTAATAATGCGTTTGAGGTAAATCAGTCACAGGGAAATGTCCGTCTGTGTCCGCGTAAATCTTTTGAATTGTGGAAAGAAACAGTTCGGTTAACGTCTTTACCCTGGAAATATGTAGAAATAAAAGCAGCATTAGAACTGAGAAAAGCGATTGTAAATATTGTCTTGCGACAAGCTGATGAGCTTGCCCAGTTAGCTCACGATTTAGAACGTTCTAATGCTGAATTGAAAAAGTTTGCTTATGTCGCTTCTCATGACTTGCAAGAACCGCTCAATCAAGTAGCGAATTATGTGCAATTATTGGAGATGCGCTATCACGAAGAACTTGACGAAGATGCCAAGGAATTCATCAATTTTACTGTAGAAGGTGTCAGCCTAATGCAGACGCTAATTGATGACGTGTTGGCATATTCTAAAGTGGATATGCAAGCGATTGATTTTGAGTTAACTGAGGTGAACACAGCTTTAGTGCGTGCGTTAGGCAGTTTGCGGGGACGCATTGGGGAAACTAAAGCCGTGATTACCCATGAAGAAATGCCAAGCATCATGGCTGACAGCACGCAACTGATGCAGTTGTTTCAGAATTTGATTGGTAACGCGATTAAATTCCGCAGCGACAAGTTGCCAGAAATTCATATTGCTGCTTCTCGGCTAGAAGATGATTGGCTATTTTCAGTGCGAGATAATGGAATTGGCATCGATCCACAGTTTAGCGATCGCATTTTTGTGATTTTCCAACGCTTGCACACACGGGATGAATATCCCGGCACAGGTATGGGTTTAGCTATCTGTAAGAAAATAGTCGAATGTCACCGGGGACGGATCTGGGTAGAGTCCCAACCGGGTGAAGGGGCAACCTTCTACTTTACGATTCCAGTCAGAGGACGCGATCGTGAGCGCAGAAACGGAAGAAAAGCACAAAACCATCTTTTTGGTAGAGGACAATAA
- a CDS encoding response regulator, translating to MSAETEEKHKTIFLVEDNKADIRLIKEALKNSLVPHEVVTARDGMDAMAYLRQEGEYANATRPDLILLDLNLPKKDGREVLAEIKTDPKLKRIPVVVLTTSRNEDDILYSYDWHVNCYITKSRNISELFQIVKGIEEFWLSTATLPRE from the coding sequence GTGAGCGCAGAAACGGAAGAAAAGCACAAAACCATCTTTTTGGTAGAGGACAATAAAGCCGATATCCGGTTAATTAAAGAAGCCTTAAAAAACAGCTTGGTGCCGCACGAGGTCGTAACGGCTAGAGATGGCATGGACGCAATGGCTTATTTACGTCAAGAAGGTGAGTATGCTAATGCAACTCGCCCCGACCTCATCCTGCTAGATTTAAACTTGCCCAAAAAAGATGGTCGAGAAGTCCTAGCAGAAATTAAAACCGACCCCAAGCTCAAACGCATTCCCGTGGTAGTGCTGACAACTTCCAGAAACGAGGATGACATTTTATACAGTTACGACTGGCATGTAAATTGCTACATCACCAAATCGCGTAACATCAGCGAACTATTCCAAATCGTCAAGGGAATTGAAGAATTTTGGCTCTCTACCGCTACCTTGCCACGGGAGTGA
- a CDS encoding hybrid sensor histidine kinase/response regulator — protein sequence MPGSSLKILLIEDNLAEARLLQEFLMQTQSKQFNLLHVKRLGEAVKELNKSTYDVILLDLTLPDSEGLSSLPILINLVPSVPIVVLTNTNDEKLAIEAVRRGAQDYLVKRHVSVDVLVRSLCYAIERKQVLETLRADNQTLETRVQERTNELVKAKEINQFKSEFVSMLSHDIRNPLNTILLAAGLLQNDDDKVTKEKKLSHYQMIRSAIKNMAHLLDEASFIGKADSDKLECQLMPMNLEGFCREIVAENQLAANEKFLSLIFTTQGELKEVVADESLLRHILGNLLNNAIKYSLPSGTVLFELIRQEKKVIFRIQDSGIGIPKEDQKQLFQPFHRADNVGKIPGTGLGLAIVKKCVERHKGEISVSSEVGVGTTFTVTLPLISAEAVNS from the coding sequence ATACCTGGAAGCTCTTTAAAAATATTGTTAATTGAGGACAATCTGGCAGAAGCTAGGTTGTTACAAGAGTTTCTGATGCAAACCCAGTCCAAACAGTTTAATTTACTGCATGTCAAACGATTGGGGGAAGCTGTTAAAGAACTAAATAAATCGACTTACGATGTTATTTTGCTGGATTTAACTTTACCTGACAGCGAAGGATTGTCATCTCTGCCGATTTTGATTAATCTTGTGCCAAGTGTACCGATTGTGGTATTAACGAATACGAACGACGAAAAATTAGCTATTGAAGCAGTTCGTCGGGGAGCGCAAGATTATCTAGTCAAGCGACATGTGAGTGTGGATGTGTTGGTGCGATCGCTATGTTATGCGATCGAGCGCAAGCAGGTTTTGGAAACATTACGCGCTGATAATCAAACTTTAGAAACTCGCGTTCAAGAAAGAACAAACGAACTGGTAAAAGCTAAAGAAATCAATCAGTTCAAATCTGAATTTGTCTCCATGCTTTCTCACGATATCCGCAATCCTTTAAATACTATCCTTTTAGCTGCTGGATTGCTGCAAAATGATGACGACAAAGTAACTAAGGAGAAAAAACTCTCTCATTATCAGATGATTCGCTCCGCTATCAAAAATATGGCGCATCTGTTGGATGAAGCTTCATTCATCGGCAAAGCTGATTCAGATAAACTTGAATGTCAATTAATGCCGATGAATTTGGAAGGTTTCTGCCGCGAAATAGTTGCAGAAAATCAATTAGCTGCTAATGAGAAATTTCTTAGTCTGATTTTTACAACTCAGGGTGAATTGAAAGAAGTTGTAGCCGATGAAAGTTTGCTACGGCACATTTTGGGTAATTTACTTAACAATGCTATTAAATATTCATTACCGAGCGGTACAGTTTTATTTGAATTAATTCGTCAAGAAAAAAAAGTAATTTTCCGCATTCAAGATTCGGGAATTGGCATTCCTAAAGAAGACCAAAAGCAACTTTTTCAACCTTTTCATCGAGCCGATAATGTTGGGAAAATTCCTGGCACTGGTTTGGGATTAGCGATTGTGAAAAAGTGTGTAGAAAGACATAAAGGTGAGATTTCAGTTAGTAGTGAAGTTGGAGTAGGCACGACTTTTACTGTCACTTTGCCGTTGATAAGTGCTGAAGCTGTTAATAGTTAA
- the trmB gene encoding tRNA (guanosine(46)-N7)-methyltransferase TrmB has translation MRVRRVRQHVNPLAKKYQTPANPIEWGKVYPQLNQPLHLDIGSARGRFLLSMAQLETNWNFLGLEIREPLVIDANKLREELGLINLHYLFCNVNNSVSSLLSSLPNKSLQRVTIQFPDPWFKNRHAKRRVVQPELVAELANYLAPGGTVFLQSDIKFVAEEMCDRFTEHPAFVKQHAEEWLAENPLPVSTEREEYVLSRGEPVYRALFTRVSS, from the coding sequence TTGCGAGTTCGTCGAGTCCGTCAACATGTAAACCCATTAGCAAAAAAGTATCAAACACCAGCGAATCCTATAGAATGGGGAAAAGTTTATCCTCAGCTAAACCAACCGCTTCATTTAGATATTGGTTCTGCACGAGGACGGTTTTTATTGAGTATGGCACAGTTAGAAACTAACTGGAATTTTCTTGGTTTGGAAATTCGCGAACCTTTGGTAATTGACGCGAATAAATTGCGTGAAGAGTTGGGTTTAATTAATCTGCATTATTTATTTTGTAATGTAAATAATTCAGTATCCTCGCTTTTATCTTCTCTCCCTAATAAAAGTCTACAGCGCGTCACAATTCAATTTCCCGATCCGTGGTTTAAAAATCGTCACGCGAAACGACGAGTTGTACAACCGGAATTAGTCGCAGAATTGGCGAATTATCTCGCACCTGGGGGAACGGTATTTTTGCAATCGGATATTAAGTTTGTGGCAGAGGAAATGTGCGATCGCTTTACCGAACATCCAGCTTTTGTTAAACAACATGCTGAAGAATGGCTAGCTGAAAACCCGCTACCAGTCTCTACTGAAAGGGAAGAATATGTGCTGTCGCGGGGTGAACCTGTTTATCGCGCTTTGTTTACAAGAGTCAGCAGTTAA
- a CDS encoding metallophosphoesterase family protein, with amino-acid sequence MTLNFRFAVVSDLHLALPHTIWNHPSRFHLVEVSIPAFESVLEHLTQLNLDFLLLPGDLTQHGEPENHIWLQKRLAELPFPVYVVPGNHDVPVLTADEQSISFADFPLYYRKFGYDDPEQLYYTCQLLPGVRLIGLNSNSFNDQGQQVGRLDTQQLNWLEEVLAAANDELVLVMVHHNVVEHLPNQSRHPMANRYMLENAPQLLQILKRYKVSLVFTGHLHVQDVAYSEGVYDITTGSLVSYPHPYRVLKFHRDNHGRDWLQIGSHRVESVPDFPKLQQTSRKWMGDRSLPFLLKLLTLPPLNLPSAQAEELAPNLRDFWANIAGGDALFDYNNFPPEVSRYFQKYGAIATSGTPALIDNNSTLLL; translated from the coding sequence ATGACTCTAAATTTTCGCTTTGCCGTAGTCAGCGACTTACACCTTGCGCTTCCCCACACAATCTGGAATCATCCCAGCCGATTTCATTTGGTGGAAGTCAGCATCCCAGCGTTTGAAAGTGTATTGGAACACTTAACACAACTGAATTTAGATTTCCTCTTACTTCCAGGAGATTTAACCCAACACGGTGAACCAGAAAATCATATTTGGTTGCAAAAACGTTTGGCTGAATTACCTTTTCCAGTCTACGTTGTTCCTGGCAATCATGATGTTCCTGTTCTCACAGCAGATGAACAATCAATTAGTTTTGCCGATTTTCCACTTTATTATCGCAAGTTTGGTTATGACGATCCCGAACAACTTTACTACACTTGTCAGTTGCTACCTGGAGTCAGGCTGATTGGTTTGAATTCTAACTCTTTTAATGACCAAGGTCAGCAAGTAGGGCGTTTAGACACTCAACAACTAAATTGGCTAGAAGAGGTCTTAGCAGCAGCAAATGATGAATTAGTATTGGTAATGGTGCATCACAATGTTGTTGAGCATTTGCCTAACCAATCGCGTCACCCAATGGCAAATCGCTATATGTTGGAAAATGCACCACAATTGTTGCAGATACTAAAGCGCTACAAAGTTAGTTTAGTATTTACAGGACATTTGCACGTTCAAGATGTTGCTTACTCAGAAGGTGTATACGATATAACCACAGGTTCTTTAGTCAGCTATCCACATCCATATCGCGTATTAAAGTTTCATCGGGATAATCACGGAAGAGATTGGTTGCAAATTGGCTCGCATCGAGTGGAATCAGTACCGGATTTCCCGAAATTGCAACAAACCTCACGAAAATGGATGGGCGATCGCTCTCTTCCCTTTTTACTCAAACTGCTGACTTTGCCTCCCTTAAACTTACCATCAGCCCAGGCAGAAGAACTAGCCCCGAATTTGCGAGACTTCTGGGCAAATATTGCCGGTGGGGATGCTTTATTTGACTACAACAATTTTCCACCAGAAGTAAGCCGCTACTTTCAAAAATATGGCGCGATCGCCACTTCTGGCACACCTGCTCTTATAGATAACAACAGCACCCTACTGTTGTAG
- a CDS encoding FIST signal transduction protein, producing the protein MADQMQWANALSTRPSLEAAVADVVQRAVSSLTAPADLGLVFISSAFTSEYSRLLPLLAEKLSVPVLIGCSGGGVIGTTDKGQTQELEAEPALSLTLAHLPGVNIQPFHIVAEELPDLDGPPNAWLDLVGIPSSPTPQFILLSGSFSSGINDLLQGLDFAYPGSVTVGGQASGGGGRIALFCNDRLYREGTVGLALTGNIVLETIVAQGCRPIGKPLQVTKADRNIIIELDEQVPLVVLRDLIGSLSDADRMLAQNSLFVGVAMDEFKLALQQGDFLIRGILGVDPSAGAIAIGDRVRPGQRLQFHLRDAEASAEDLELLLQQYQDQSASEPSAVAALMFSCLGRGEGLYGKPNFDSQLFRRYINDIPIGGFFCGGEIGPVAGSTFLHGYTSVFGICRGLFTGE; encoded by the coding sequence ATGGCAGACCAAATGCAGTGGGCAAATGCCCTGTCAACCCGTCCTTCTTTAGAAGCAGCTGTTGCAGATGTTGTACAACGCGCTGTCTCTTCATTAACAGCGCCTGCGGATCTAGGGCTGGTTTTCATTTCGTCTGCTTTTACGAGTGAATATTCTCGGCTTTTGCCTTTGCTGGCTGAGAAACTTTCTGTACCTGTGTTAATTGGCTGTAGTGGTGGCGGTGTCATTGGCACGACAGATAAGGGACAAACTCAAGAATTAGAAGCAGAACCAGCTTTAAGCTTGACTTTGGCGCACCTTCCTGGGGTGAATATTCAACCGTTTCATATTGTTGCGGAAGAATTACCGGATTTGGATGGTCCGCCAAATGCTTGGCTTGATTTGGTGGGTATACCTTCATCTCCTACGCCTCAGTTTATCTTGCTGTCTGGTTCGTTTTCTTCGGGAATCAATGATTTATTGCAGGGGCTGGATTTTGCTTATCCCGGATCGGTGACGGTGGGGGGACAGGCTAGCGGTGGTGGTGGTCGGATTGCTCTATTTTGTAACGATCGCCTGTATCGTGAAGGAACGGTTGGCTTGGCTTTAACTGGTAATATTGTTTTAGAAACGATTGTGGCGCAAGGATGCCGACCGATTGGCAAGCCTTTACAAGTAACAAAAGCCGATCGCAATATCATTATCGAACTCGATGAACAAGTGCCGCTGGTAGTATTAAGAGATTTGATCGGCAGTTTGAGCGATGCAGATCGAATGCTGGCACAAAACTCGCTGTTTGTCGGTGTGGCAATGGATGAGTTTAAATTGGCTTTGCAGCAGGGAGATTTTTTAATTCGCGGTATTCTAGGTGTAGATCCATCAGCAGGAGCGATCGCAATAGGCGATCGCGTTCGTCCCGGACAGCGCTTGCAATTCCACCTGCGCGATGCTGAAGCCTCCGCTGAGGACTTAGAATTACTTTTACAACAGTATCAAGACCAAAGCGCTTCTGAACCCTCTGCGGTTGCAGCGTTGATGTTTTCTTGTTTGGGACGAGGTGAAGGACTCTACGGCAAACCTAATTTTGATTCTCAGCTATTTAGGCGCTACATCAATGATATTCCCATAGGCGGATTTTTCTGCGGTGGCGAAATTGGTCCTGTTGCTGGTAGCACTTTTCTCCACGGTTACACTTCAGTGTTTGGAATTTGCCGGGGACTCTTTACTGGGGAGTAG
- a CDS encoding Calvin cycle protein CP12 has protein sequence MTNISETAKSNIDDQIEQEVEQARTVCDISGNNSAECAAAWDAVEELRAEASHQRQNKKKNSLEQYCDDNPEAIECRIDDN, from the coding sequence ATGACCAACATCTCAGAAACAGCTAAGTCCAATATCGATGACCAAATAGAGCAAGAGGTGGAGCAAGCTCGTACTGTCTGTGACATTTCCGGCAATAACTCCGCCGAATGTGCTGCTGCTTGGGATGCAGTAGAAGAACTGCGAGCCGAAGCCTCTCACCAACGGCAAAACAAGAAGAAAAACTCCTTAGAGCAATACTGTGATGACAACCCAGAGGCAATTGAGTGTCGAATTGACGACAACTAA
- a CDS encoding DUF3177 family protein: protein MANEVWFRPLVWIDYRLAVLFTVIIPLILLIWAFVQKAEAIQRLLIIYWRVSSLLAISVYLMIGGFGVSFISSLMGRILIPISLWFWIDLNDEIEYTLSGILKLIFTSWRWAVSVYCALGALATLPFLGCAFSANAFATPYCRVWAEAPLMFKDYFHPNSKPGFLGFLGIVGLIIYVVCLSYFVLIKLGKQGRSATQQ, encoded by the coding sequence ATGGCTAATGAAGTTTGGTTTCGCCCGTTAGTGTGGATAGACTACCGACTAGCGGTATTATTCACAGTGATTATTCCCCTAATTCTTCTAATTTGGGCGTTTGTGCAAAAAGCAGAAGCGATACAACGCTTGTTAATCATTTACTGGCGAGTATCGAGTCTGTTGGCAATCTCAGTTTACTTAATGATTGGTGGGTTTGGGGTAAGTTTTATCTCAAGTTTGATGGGTCGTATCCTGATTCCGATTTCGTTATGGTTCTGGATAGATCTCAACGATGAAATTGAGTATACTCTAAGTGGTATTTTAAAGCTGATTTTCACTTCTTGGCGCTGGGCTGTAAGTGTTTATTGTGCCTTAGGCGCACTTGCTACTCTACCTTTTTTGGGTTGTGCTTTTTCGGCAAATGCCTTCGCTACCCCCTATTGTCGCGTCTGGGCGGAAGCACCGTTAATGTTTAAAGACTATTTTCATCCGAATAGCAAGCCGGGGTTTTTGGGCTTTCTCGGCATAGTTGGTTTAATAATTTATGTAGTTTGCTTAAGCTATTTTGTCTTAATTAAGCTAGGCAAACAGGGGCGATCGGCTACACAACAGTAA